AGTTTTCTACTAAggattagaaaaattatagatacgttttattcattcaaatagTTCAAATGTGGTTTGGAGCCAGTTATGCCAAAAATTAAGCATTAGAAATAACACCATATCTGGACGTTTCATACTCTCATTTATTAGGGCGAAAATTTTTTGACCAGTCTACAAAATGATCGAATTTGAGATTATATGTTAAAATTGCCCTCCCCCCTATAATACAAGCTAGATGTGCCAGAAAAAATTCCAGGCCGTAGTTCTACTAGGTGTCTATTGGAATTTGGCTTTGGAATTCAAAAGCAAATAATTTCTTCTGGGACCCGTTATGAATCTaccaaatatttaattttgcatcattactttttttatgggtGCTATCTCAATACCCATACCAAAAACAAACTCCGTAATGATATAAAACTTAGTTCATTatgaaatgggacagttacgaatgcgtgtatctgaaaaaccatttgtttgatcgaaatactttctatgaaggaaatgcaAGTCATCTTAtgatacagtgaggggcaaaataaagtgtccaaattatttttttatcatttcctttatttttctggttaaagtTCAACGAAaccacatcgtaatcatttttaaaatattgtttattatgttcttttccaTTTATGTTAATGTAGAGctggtaaaaaaaagaaagtttttctgatagaaaaaaaaacagttaatattcaaaaaaaaaaaaaatgggcaaaataaagtgtccaactcaaaaatcaatataatttcgataagtttccatcgcgaggcccctcgaatttgtttgttttgtgtattttgacgtttcataaacaactggcttggctctggagtattcaaacaggtgttTACATTctaataagttgtaaaatatggagaacgcataaatttctggtgccattccgttgtccatccggaaactggttgttcgtgatgtgaataacggtcaaacgcaccgggaagtggccaagcactacgaaatcagcaagacagcggtatcaaaaatcatgaagaaaatgGAAACGTTCGGATCAGTGGTGGATCGCCCGggaagaggactgaagcccaagacaggtgccagaacggacaagaaaatcattcttgaagtgaagaaaaacgcaataataacgatccggcagatacaggaagagctccaattttcggtattgcgtcGTACTGCccgtcgccgcatccatgcaaagAAGTACCATAGCaagatcgcagtgagaaggcctttcatcaTCCAGGTGAACTAGGCTGAGCGGCTCAAGTTCGCCAAGGAACACGCGGATAAACGActcgagtactggaaaacattgttgtgggccgacgaatccaaattcgagctattcaaccggaagaagcgggatcatatgtggcgcaagtcgggtaaggagctccaagaccgccatatccaaggaacagtcaagcacggggGAGGTAAAGTGATGGTGTGGAGGTGCTTTCCTTAGGGTGGGGTGGGcagtttggtaaaaattgacggaattaTGACAGCTGAGTAATATCGCAATATCCTGCGGGAATACCTCGAGGTATCACTTATCAAGACGAacctcgaagagcgcttcgttttacagcatgataacgatccgaagcatatgGTCAAGTCATTTTTccgttcctgccgcatcaaaccccttgaatggcccccacaaagtcctgatctgaatcccatcgaaaatctggccatcctcgatgctctgattgataagactggtgtgacaaataaaaatacttaaagaatgcatgtgagcacatatttaggcagaaactgcggtgaatccgtgcacccatggtggatatccaacaaacatacatacatagatcGATTTGGCTAATCGTGAGGGTGCCTGctaaaatgacaattttgaatttcaaaaacccacCAAAGTCCAAGTTCATCAATTTACAATGTTATCTGCCCAttacttttcttcaacgaaCAAAAGTTTGCAGCCAAAAATGCCTCGTgtgaatcagaatcagaaagcATACGGATACGAGTTTCACGCAAAAATGTTTCACGGCTTTACattttccagcattttaaatCTGTGTCTATTCTAGCTAAAACATCAAGGTGAACAATAATTTGAGAAACtagttatttttcatttctcttaCTTGTTACTGGTTATTTGTGCAAGCCACGACCCTAAAAATGTCTACTGGCAACAATTTACGTCCGAGGATATGCATCTAAAAGCAAACAAGAATACTTGGATGaggaaattttttgatacaaGATAGATGTGTGAACAATACAAGAGTCTCGATTGGCATGGGGATCCACAAACatccaaaatttgaatgataTTGGAGTCCTATAAGGAACAAAACCAGTCACAGAGGAGTTGgaattttgataagaaaaaatgcAAGGGTTGACATCAATAGTTTCAAAGTTACTTCGGAAGACATTTGCAGTGCATGGGTCACAAAGTTTTTGCTTTATTTGTGCATATGCCTTCAGATAGCAGTCCACCGGAAGCATTTGCTGAACTATCAAACCTGATTGCCAATAGCCCAAGGGAAATGACCACCTCATAGTTGGTGATTTGAATGCTCACGTAGGTTTCGAAGACATGAATAAAGAAACAGTTAACCTAATAGGTTAAATGCTTGAACATGAAAACAGCAACGAAAATGGTATTTTCCTAACCCAGCTCGCCTTGCagctcaattttaaaatttgtaacacATTTGCGAGATCTAAATCTGTTCTGGTAACGTGGTGCAATGAAGAATCTTCATCTCAAATATATCATATCCTGTTACTAAGTGCCAGCAAAATGAAAGTGTTGTCAAATactataaaaacacaaacacttcGATTTTTATTAACAAATCACAAAATTCTCTTAGTCACAATACGGAATTCTCCCTGTCCAATTAACTTtacatttaaataataaaactttttccgaccagttgattttaaattacccttttttttattcgtattCGAACTTTTTGAACACCCTGAAGGTAGAGTgtaaatttgacactcctcgctaaTTATCGATTTCATTATATCTCTTGTTCCTTAACCGAACTATGTAATTTTTATAGTGTTGGAAACCTTttaatgtaactcaaatgtgattttcagttatttataagatacattttttttattcttacgttaagatagggttaccatatcccgcaatgcaaaacagaatgaaaaaacttttcctaAAGAGTGAGGgaaacttcataaaaaaaaacaaaatatgctatttaaaatcattcaaatactGCCAATGTGTCGGAAATAGCAGGTATTACTAAGCATTCCAGACTGTATGAttttatctgaagaaaaaaccCGGTCCAGCCAGGTTGCCCAGATATCGaagaaaaatgcccggatttattcaaaatctaaacaaaatgCATATCAAAACTACACTttgtgaatcaataaaaaatatttttcttgtgttcatttttcaatgtttttcttgaattttaatgaGAAAATCCTGAATTTTGGTTggatttgctcggatattgctcgagttttgaattgaaaattttaaactgctgtacggtgaagagtttctcgtcggtaaacacgttatttttcaatcttccttccgcggccctcttcagcagcgccttcgctctttttacctgttcttgtttctgcttcaccgtaaggtcttgaaccttttggatcttgcagggcttggtctgaagtttatcttccaggatccgacggagacttcgatccgatatgttgagaacCTTTGCCAATTTAGTGCCACTACTTTTAGAGATCATTTTAAgcttattcacaatttttcatgttacagataattattgaaattttttttgaatattttatttgaatcgctggtaaaatttcaatgcgttttgatgtgctattttattatATCCGTTggaaaataacagagttatttagctttgaaatatggttttattttatttacgaaaaaatcgaacgaaatctaactcgaaaaataaaaatgttagaaatctgaaaaaatacatgtgtttttaaatcgtaaaaatgaaccttattttcaattttggggaagaacccgttaaataataaaaaaatccccataaatCAACCGTCTAAGTTGTTAAAGTCACagcagataattttgaaaaattgattggcAGGTCGACGTTCTTTTTCTACATATTGCGCCGAAAAACAAATAGCTGtaatgacaatttaaaaaaaaattaaaaaccaatgTTAGATATCCCTTTTTTTAAGGTGGGTGGTAGTGCACTGGAATGTTGaacacctttttttcaattttgctgtTATCCTTTATCGACAtgttcaaaccaaattttatattttaactaCAAATGAGTCAGGTTTGTTCTTatataaaattgttgaaattgtaatTCGACCAAAGCAAGAAAATATGGAATgaacatttcaaagttgtaaagCGTTAGCAAAATTattggttgatttttatttgaaaatttgtttcgtTACCGTTTTGTTGAacttcaattttccaaaaataacatACTCCACGCATATGTATATTCATGAATTCAATGACCCTAGATTTGAATCAACCGTCGATTGTATTGCGTGACAACAGTTCTCTTCtacaaaagtatttttaatccAGCGCAGCGATTCTATTCAAAGAGGTAAAAAAAACGCGCAAAAATTACAGCAAGAGAGAGTGAGGGTCCGGAATTACAATCCAAAACACAAATTATACAGCATCCGAATTGCGATGCTAGAAACCATAATAAGGTCTATTTCAACGGGGACAAGCAAACCCTAATTCTTCCCCCTTTTGTGCAATTCGCAGAATCTACGCAACCAATCCTTCCCAATCCGCACCAAGCACCCCGATCATGCTGTCGACGACGACTATTCAACACGTGTCGGCTTTCTGCGCAACAAGGGCAAGTCAGCGGTGTGCGCGTAAGACGCTGCTGGTGGCGGTCAACAATCATGCTAGTAAGAAGTTTGGCACCATCgtcgaaaacaaaaatgacggaCATCAGTCTTGGCGTCTGGGCCTCCCAGCGGCAGTTATCTCGGAGCAGCTGAGGCAACAAGAAGTGCGATTTTCGAGTTCTTATCAACCAAAAGGTAGGTGCCCGCCAGCCGTTTGTATTAGATCGTGCTAACGAATGCTCGGTTTcaaattgtttatatttgttttgaacaaaaaaaaagtttttgtcatAAGTTTCAATGATGTCTGGGttaattgttatttaaaaaatttcatttaattaaagCTCGTAAAGCgattccttttttaaataattttcggtTCATTTCTTACGCTGCAAAGAAGTAAATGGCTGAATCGTGGAATCgacattaaaagtttgatttttataatgaatTCCAAACAAAAGAAGAACCGAAATAACGTACAGAGTAACCCATTTAGACAGCTGTATCTACCTAACTAAAATACCTTTTGGATATCAATACAGAAGCTTTTTGCTGAAAGGAATCAATCAACGCACGGATTTGGACGTCCGGTATCTGATCATTTCTTGAAGAAGTGTTTCAAAAATGGACTGATTTTTTATGTCCTTTCCACATTTGGGCGATAAACCACTCCCCAGCAAACCTTCGTAAATCAAAAAGGGAACCACCAGCAACAAGTTGTCGTACCCTACATGTGTCGCTTATCTTCTCAACgagaacgatttttattttacaactcGTGTGTATCGGTGTGTTGTTGATTCAACAGAAGATGTGAATGAAGAGTGTGTCCGGTgataattgtttgaattctgTGTTATTTTCGTTGATcgaaagaaaaacatgtttgggGGAAATAATAACGACCAAGTCACCTTCACACGATTTTCTTTATTGGCCAATGGAATGGGATTAAGGTGGTTCTTTATGCAACAGGATACTCTGACTATGTAGATTTATAAGTAAGAAACCACATagaattttaaaagataaaataattttagtttctGAAGTTTGATTCAGAATTCTCCTTactaatttacaaatttactaaTTTacgagagtttaaaaaaaatcataaacttccGAAAATAACGTTCAtgaaaaatctcagtagaagaacacgaaattattgcgacacattcaacagggcataacctTTTAAGCATTGGGTAaagatcaaccaaattttgcacacacAAAGTGCTCCATACTAGAGTTTAGAGAATTTGGGAAGCTTTTAGGAACAGGCAAATAATTCAAAGGAAATTAgctcataatgtttttttttcaataattattagggaaaattttgtctttagaaggtacttgcaagacacgccgacagaaataaatttgatttcttacaaaaattttcgaaaaatgtgcaaacagctctcacataagagcagacatttcagaagtgcatttttcataaatgaaatacaactcctgaataaatctataaaaaatctaattaattttaaatcttcttccagtacaaaaaacaactcaaaccctccgttgattccagaaaaacccatcaaatttgttactttggttAACATAAATCAGgataaaattatagttttttttaaccaggttttttccttgttagaatgctttccaaaacagaactttcgtaaatttagcttacaaatatctccaacatttttttttttgaatgaatgtttttgtgaaaatatcactttatcattcaaaaacttttaaaatacttaggtgTGTATTCAATAGCACGAAAAAtaccagtttttgaaactcgGTTTATCGTTTGgtagctatcaatatttttccaaaaaatacttaaaacacTAGAAGAAGACCTAAAAGTTGATTCTAATTACTTTATAAGAGATCTCTGAAATAAAAAGACgtagtaaaatgagttttaaattcatcgaaaattttcacCCTTTTGTTTACCTTCtttcctaactacaaaacgtgAAACACTACCTGGCATCGCGGACGGAGGCGAACCAACACGAGTCgagagaactttttttttccaaacagctggaatttcctgacctgtcgcaccgtcagttgggaaaaatgttgaacatttatcattcaaccgtctccagggTTCTTGCTGGAATCGGATCGCATTTTTAGATTCAAAGTGGGCTTGTTCAGCTTCAGGGATCTGTTTGGTTGAGACCCCAAGTGTTGAGAAGAATGTCCTAACTAACGAATCGATTAATCGGCTTGATTTGTGATTTCGTTGGAGGCGATCATATCAATTTTTGCCGTTCCGGAAGCCACACGTTATACATCACGTTGCCAGTGCGCTCCAAAACCTCACCAGCAATCCATTGCCAGTTATTACCGTGAAAGACATTTTCCTTGATGCTGAAGTTTTTGTCTTTAGCTCCGTGCTTTTCGTTGAATTGCTGGTCTTGGAGTCGACTGCTTTGTAGAATAGGCTTGGTGATCGCAGAAGTTCCAGTGAAGTGCGCAACGGTCTACAATGGAGAAGTTTCTGCTGGCGATTTTCCTTCAGGTTCGCTCTGGCGTGGTATCGATCTTGCAAGATTCCATTGGCCTCACAAGCAGAATCGGTCGAACTGGTCACTGATCAGTTGAGTCCCGTAGTCGGAAACGAGAACTTCAGGCATTTCAAAACGGGCAAAGCTTTGGCGCAGAATGGTGATGGTGGCTGAAGTGGATATACGCTTCGTTGAAACAATTTCCGGCCTCTTGGAGAGAGAGTCTACCAGTAGTAGGTAGTACGTGTTGTTGATTGGTCCTGCAAAATGTATGTGGACTCTTGGATAAACCTTCTCGGGGATCGGCTATAGTATCCACATTTAGTGTGTTTTCGATATTCGGTGAAATGGGCACAACCCTTTCGAGTAAAAGAGAGCTTTTCTCTCTAAATCAATTTCTAAGGAAACGACACAAGGCAGGGACCTAACTATGTAATTTATAGGAATAATACATTCTCTTTTGATTTGTCTGACACCCTGTAAAGAAGTGTTTTTACTCCTCATCAACTCTTGAAAAAAACCCTTTACCACCTGTATTCGAAGACACATTATTGGCCAGGATTGAAGTTTAATTTTGGTATCCACTTTGGCAACTGAAGAGCATGCTGAACAGATGCGTACTAATTGTGCGATCTGGTCGTCGATATCTGGCCAATAGACGTAGTTCCTGGCTAGCGAATggcaatgtgcaactcgagaccccatacacccaaccgtcgggtagtggtcatatcacctcttgtctgcaactccgattctctaccacCCCTTGGTGCTAGCTGGGATGCGAGCAACCTAAGcgaagatcgggtacccaaccccggtggatgctttggtcgcatgcagactgagttaggggacttcgtacgcgtctgttctccaggtcaggggcggcatgcgaagtgcaacaacgtcctggtggtgttcgggacccaaaacagcaacatcacgacggtcctcctgcaaGATATTGGGGTTAGGGggttcggatggaaatcggcaaagactcacgcgacgaaaagggactagcgattggaaacttggaacatggaactgccgatctctaaattttgtgagCAGTActcacgtgctctccaacgaactgaagagccgcaaattcgacatcgtagcgctgcaggaggtatgctggaagggctccacggtacgaacgtacccagatggtcgtgccatctaccagagcagcggcaacacacacgagcttggaacagcttttatagtgatgggaaagatgcaaaagcgcgtaatcgggtggtggccgatcaactcacgaatgtgccggttgagaatcaagggccggttcttcaacatcagcatcatcaacgtgcacagccctcacctcggaagtaccggtgacgacaaagacgaattctacgcgcacctggagcgtgaatacgaccgttgcccaaaacatgatatcaagatcgtcatcgaggatttcaatgctcaggtcggccaggaggaggaattcaaaccgacaattggaaggttcagtgcgcaccagctgaccatcgaaaacggcctcagacttattgatttcgccgcctccaaacgaatggccgtacgtagtaccttttttcagcaccgcctcccacacaagtacacctggcgatcaccgtaccaaactcaatcacagatcgaccacgttttgatcgacagccggcacttctcggacatcatcgacgtcagatcctgccggggcgccaacatcgagtcggaccattatctggtgatggtgaagatgcgcccaaaactctccgtagtgaacaacacgcgagaccggcgcccgcctcggttaaatatcgcgcgactgaagcaacctgaggtcgcggcagactacgcgcaatcggtcgaagcagcgctgccggcagagggcgagcttgaagaagcccctctcgagaactgttgggataccatcaaaacagccatcaacagtgctgcggagaacgtcatcggttatgtagAGCGAACTCGAaagaacgactggttcgacgaggagtgtaggagggcggtggacgaagagaatgccgcgtgggctgcagtagtgcaaagaggcacccgtcgaaatgtggaaaatcaccgacagcggaagaggcagcgagtccgacttttccaggagaaaaagcgccgcctggaggaggaggagctcgaggagcaggagcagctgcatcgttcccaagaaacacgaaagttctatcagaaactcaacgcatcccacaaaggcttcgtgccgcaagccgaaatgtgccgggataaggacgggggtatcctgacggacaatcgtgaggtgatcaaaaggtgaaagcagcacttcgatgaacacctgaacggcgcacatgcaggagatcaagacggtgggggaaggtacatcgccagCGTAGTCAACGACGAAGaggccactcccaacgatgagtgaagttaaggaagccattcgccaactgaatagaaacaagtcggctgggaaggatggcatcgcagctgaactcatcaaaatgggcccggacaagttggccgattgcctacaccggttgatggtccggatctgggacatagaacagctaccggaggtgtggaaggagggggtaatatgccccatctacaaggagggcgacaaattggactgtgagaactaccgagcgattactgtcctcaatgccgccttcaaagtgttgtcccgagtcctactccgccgcctaacgccacaagcaaacagattcgtgggaagtcatcaggtcggcttcatggagggacggtcaacgacggaccagatattcacattacggcaaatcctccaaaaatgccgggaacaccaagtccctacgcaccatctattcatcgacttcaaagccgtatacgacacgatcgaccgtaacgtgctatggaaaattatggacgagaacggcttttccgggaagctgatcagactgatcaaggcgacgatggatggaacgcagtgctgtgtgcggatttcgggtgaattgtcgagttcattcgaatagcgcagggggcttcgacaaggtgatggtctatcctgcatgatgttcaacgtggcgctagaaggtgttattcgacgagcggtgggcgaaatgcggggcacgattttcaacagatccagtcaacttttctgctttgccgatgacattgatatagtcggcagatcatctgcggcggtggaggagatctaccgcaaactgaaacgcgaagcaggaaggattgggttgatgattaatacgtccaagacgcagtacatgctggcctgcggacccgagaccgaccgaaaccgcttgtccagtaataacaaccGTGGATTGTAGTGTGCTAGCATGAGCGGGGACTGCAAAATCTCCTTGAAACGGTCAAAACTAAGCTGGCAGGCTAGAGTCCACTGGAATGTGGAATTTCCCTTCAGAGGTGCATCCAGCGGCTGTCGGAGGTTCCTCATTTCCCGCCTTCCCGGATGTACTTCCCGTAGTAGTTCACGGCCCCGAGATAAGACCGTAAGCTGGAAACGTCATGAGGTGGAGGCATGTTGACGATTGCCTTGACCTTGTCTGGATCTGGACGAATGCCTTGTTTTAAAGTAAAGGTAATTGATTTCACGTGTCAAGTTTTGGATCGTGGTtcaaaaaaggggtcgtccatctTAGCTGTTCGCTGTTTTCGAgatattgtcgtgattatgcatcagattgagatgaaaatctgcAGATGGGAATTATGAGATATGAGAACTGACTCCAAAAGCAACTTCCAGGTCACGGGTCGGCAAAAGAGACGTCTATATTAACTATTTACTGTTTTCAAGTTACTGACGCTATTATACATACGATTTGAATAGAAAACAtcgcacaagggagttttgagggacgtaaaattggtttcaattatcgatgTGCAATAATTTCGTGGGAAACAGTCAATTGATATTTGGTACCAAATTTTAGTGCGAAGGTCAGGCAGACTAGTCGTGCATTTAAACAAATAGTTCATGGTTCTGTCATAATGTTGAGATTTTGCAACCGACCGAGAAGAAAacattttcacataaattttataaaaagccaatcaacctcttaatttgaatttcaagttgaagGACAAGGAAAAGTGgcgactttaaacacttttGAATGTTTTACCCAATATTGCGAAAAAAACGCGTGGGATTCCATATTCTAAACTCATCTTGACTTattaatgatttaaagcgaaacgaagttcgtacgggatcagctagtttcatATAAAGTTCAGATACTACGACCCTATCCAGAGGCAGTGATTGGAAGGAAGGAATAAATTCTTCGCTAAAGGTCCACGTTAAAACGAAATTTCCCCACTTGGAAGAAGTCTTCCAGCGTCTTGAATCCTTCTTCcttaaaaaatttctccagCATTATGCAGGATTTCCTTCATAGCTCCTTATCGTGTGGGCTATGGGCTTCAATGATACTGATGCTGACCTTCCACATCTTTTTCGTTCCACCTCATGGcccttttttctaaaacatatttttttcacaaatctcAGATATTAACACTactttttctaacaaaatttaaattgtttgcgACAGCCTGTAGAATCTCCCACTTGGTATGCGCTTTTCGCGAAAAAATGCGTGTTTCTCTGTATTGAATCCACTTGGTATGTAGGTACATACCAAGTGGATTCAATACAGACTCCTGTTTCCCGTTACATATTTgacgaaaatcaaaacttttatgaTAGCTTCAGCTTTTACGAAACCAAAGAATTCTATTTAAAACTCGCTTCTTCTAAATTATCGTTTTGGAACGGAACGCTCCCAACAAATATTCGAACTTGCCTAATTCGCATGATACCTATTATCGGTCAACGACTGATAAAGGCATTCTGCTAACCCAGTTTCTATCTCCTCCCAAATATTTATTGCCGCGCGTGCTTGAtagcagtttaaaaaaataacggaCTTCTCATTTGCTACACAGCTGTTCCCGGTAGCGCTTTCTATTTGTCGACAAATTCCTCCAGAACGATGGCCACCGCTGTGAAACCTCGACTAGTTGCAGTAGAAGAAGCGCGCCGTTTCATGCAGGAATGCTTTATCCAATCCAAAACGCCGGAATCGCACGCCAAACAGATGGCCGATCTGCTGGTGGAGGCCGACTATCGAGGCCATTTCAGCCACGGCATGAACCGGCTGGAGATGTACATTAACGATCTGCACAAGAACGCTTGCAGTGGGGCAGCGGAACCGGAAATTCTGAACGAAACTTCGGCCACGGCCTGGGTCGATGGCCACAACGGCCTGGGAGCGGTCGTGGGGAACTTCTGCATGGATCTGGCCATCAAGAAAGCCAAAGAAGTCGGCGTTGGATGGGTTTGTGCTAAACgtatgtgttatttttttatttaataactcgttttgatagttttttcttGTTACATTTTAGGATCCAACCACTATGGTATTGCAGGTTGGTACACACTGAGAGCCATGCAGCAGGACTGCATTGGCATTTCGATGACCAACACATCGCCTCTGGCCAGTCCTACACGTAGTAAAGAAGCCGTACTCGGAACCAATCCCATTTCAGTTGGGGCTCCAGCAGAGAATGGGGATGGATTTGTGCTGGATATGGCAACGACGGCCGTTGCTGTTGGTAAAATCGAGATTCAGCGTCGTAAGGGAGAACCAGTTCCGTTGGGATGGGCTCAGGATCCACATGGACATCCGACAACCGATGCCAATGTAGCTTTCGATACCGGCTGCCTAATGCCTCTGGGTGGAACTGAGCTTACTTCCGGTTACAAGGGATACGGGCTGGCCGCCATGGTTGAAGTCTTCTGTGGGATCATGGCCGGTtccaactattcgaccaaagtccGCAAATGGACTCATGCCGGGGCCGATTCGGAAGCCGACTTGGGCCAGTGCTTTGTGGCTATCAATCCCGCATGTTTTGCTCCCGGTTTTGAGGGACGGATGTCCGATTTGAATTCGATTTTGAGGAACATGCCGAGGGTAAGTTGAATATTTCagtattattttcatatttaaatttgttgaaagcaAAACGTACCTAACTTGTCCACTTAAATAGTTTTGGAATAGTAATTCAGAATAAGAGTTCTGAACCAGAATTCAGGATGAAATTTCTTAATCTGAGTCCAGTATCAgtatttaaaatcattattcaGAATTAGACAGCTTCAAATGTCTGAGTAAGGAATAAGTATCAGTAAGTTGATC
This sequence is a window from Uranotaenia lowii strain MFRU-FL chromosome 3, ASM2978415v1, whole genome shotgun sequence. Protein-coding genes within it:
- the LOC129758819 gene encoding uncharacterized oxidoreductase YjmC isoform X1, whose protein sequence is MVSATTSGGWCRYYSTLKAAAATDGRLLREPPGCVSRFPEAHCLVASAKFGQPMTIVNSYILEGSAAVSNSSRGMTNKKQPIIYATNPSQSAPSTPIMLSTTTIQHVSAFCATRASQRCARKTLLVAVNNHASKKFGTIVENKNDGHQSWRLGLPAAVISEQLRQQEVRFSSSYQPKAVPGSAFYLSTNSSRTMATAVKPRLVAVEEARRFMQECFIQSKTPESHAKQMADLLVEADYRGHFSHGMNRLEMYINDLHKNACSGAAEPEILNETSATAWVDGHNGLGAVVGNFCMDLAIKKAKEVGVGWVCAKRSNHYGIAGWYTLRAMQQDCIGISMTNTSPLASPTRSKEAVLGTNPISVGAPAENGDGFVLDMATTAVAVGKIEIQRRKGEPVPLGWAQDPHGHPTTDANVAFDTGCLMPLGGTELTSGYKGYGLAAMVEVFCGIMAGSNYSTKVRKWTHAGADSEADLGQCFVAINPACFAPGFEGRMSDLNSILRNMPRTDESKPVLVAGDPERNHMKKVDEEGGLGYHENQIKTCNELSKRLGVQPIGFVC
- the LOC129758819 gene encoding uncharacterized oxidoreductase YjmC isoform X2, coding for MLSTTTIQHVSAFCATRASQRCARKTLLVAVNNHASKKFGTIVENKNDGHQSWRLGLPAAVISEQLRQQEVRFSSSYQPKAVPGSAFYLSTNSSRTMATAVKPRLVAVEEARRFMQECFIQSKTPESHAKQMADLLVEADYRGHFSHGMNRLEMYINDLHKNACSGAAEPEILNETSATAWVDGHNGLGAVVGNFCMDLAIKKAKEVGVGWVCAKRSNHYGIAGWYTLRAMQQDCIGISMTNTSPLASPTRSKEAVLGTNPISVGAPAENGDGFVLDMATTAVAVGKIEIQRRKGEPVPLGWAQDPHGHPTTDANVAFDTGCLMPLGGTELTSGYKGYGLAAMVEVFCGIMAGSNYSTKVRKWTHAGADSEADLGQCFVAINPACFAPGFEGRMSDLNSILRNMPRTDESKPVLVAGDPERNHMKKVDEEGGLGYHENQIKTCNELSKRLGVQPIGFVC